A single genomic interval of Lactococcus sp. S-13 harbors:
- a CDS encoding aldose 1-epimerase family protein has protein sequence MEHTLKNDQLTVLVDTFGAEMHSIQHEEIEYLWQADPKFWGRHAPVLFPIVGKLKNGKYHYAEKTYQMGGHGFARDNEFKVIKAEADELIFELRENEDSLNHYPFRFIFQVAYKLVGNKIKVRYMVQNKDEKFMNFGVGAHPAFNVPLKNGSFEDYKLTISPAEKRTFIPLDPPSGTIKVDEKFEVEVQELPLKHELFDKDALVYSSSDEMKVSLTNSLDNHGVTVTWKGMPYFGLWSPYPTEAPFVCIEPWCGIADDENTDGDLTTKFGINELAPEGKFSCEYFIEIN, from the coding sequence ATGGAACATACTTTAAAAAATGATCAATTGACAGTTCTTGTGGATACTTTTGGTGCTGAGATGCACTCTATCCAGCATGAAGAAATAGAATACCTCTGGCAGGCAGATCCAAAATTCTGGGGACGTCACGCCCCTGTTCTTTTTCCAATTGTAGGGAAGTTAAAAAATGGGAAGTATCACTATGCTGAAAAAACTTATCAAATGGGTGGACATGGGTTTGCACGCGATAATGAGTTCAAAGTGATTAAAGCTGAGGCTGATGAATTAATTTTTGAGCTACGGGAAAATGAGGACAGTCTCAATCACTATCCTTTCCGTTTCATTTTCCAAGTGGCTTATAAATTAGTGGGAAATAAAATCAAAGTTCGCTATATGGTTCAAAATAAAGATGAAAAATTTATGAATTTTGGTGTTGGCGCTCATCCTGCCTTTAATGTTCCTCTCAAAAATGGCTCATTTGAGGATTACAAATTAACGATTTCACCCGCTGAAAAACGGACTTTTATCCCGCTGGATCCTCCTTCAGGGACAATTAAAGTTGACGAAAAATTTGAAGTGGAAGTTCAAGAATTACCGTTGAAACATGAGCTTTTTGATAAAGATGCTCTAGTTTATAGCTCATCAGACGAGATGAAAGTTTCTTTGACCAACAGCTTGGATAATCATGGTGTGACGGTGACTTGGAAGGGTATGCCTTATTTTGGTTTGTGGTCACCGTATCCCACAGAAGCTCCTTTTGTCTGCATTGAACCATGGTGTGGAATTGCGGATGATGAGAATACAGATGGCGACCTGACAACGAAATTTGGAATTAATGAATTGGCACCAGAAGGAAAGTTTTCTTGTGAGTATTTTATTGAAATCAATTAA
- a CDS encoding 3'-5' exoribonuclease YhaM family protein: protein MVLIKNLEIGDFFEGFYLIKSVELRQTRAGKDYLALSFQDRTGTINGNIWDANPKAVEQFRAGRVVHMKALKELYNGMPQVNKIQLRIANDNEPNNPKDYRETSPVKEKDLREYVQGIVFKIENATLNRIVRAILKKFDKEFYEYPAAKTNHHAFEGGLAFHTTTMLHLAEKVCEVYPQLDESLMFAGVLLHDMAKCLEFTGSENTSYTIRGNLLGHIVLIDEEVSKAAIELGFDDDNEDLLILRHCLLSHHGELEYGSPVRPQIMEAEMIHQIDVMDANMMMMTTATATLEPGQFSQRVWALSNRNFYKPKN from the coding sequence ATGGTTCTCATCAAAAACTTAGAAATTGGTGATTTTTTTGAAGGTTTTTACCTGATCAAATCAGTCGAGCTTCGCCAAACTCGTGCAGGTAAGGATTACCTCGCCCTTAGCTTCCAAGATCGTACAGGAACAATAAATGGAAATATTTGGGATGCAAATCCCAAAGCTGTTGAGCAATTTCGGGCGGGACGTGTTGTCCACATGAAAGCCCTCAAAGAACTTTATAATGGAATGCCTCAAGTCAATAAAATTCAGCTCCGGATTGCAAACGATAATGAGCCAAATAATCCAAAAGACTATCGGGAAACTTCACCGGTTAAAGAGAAAGATTTACGAGAATACGTTCAAGGAATTGTTTTCAAAATTGAAAATGCTACTTTGAATCGTATTGTCCGAGCCATCCTGAAAAAGTTTGATAAAGAGTTTTACGAATATCCAGCAGCGAAAACAAATCATCACGCGTTTGAAGGAGGATTAGCTTTTCATACCACGACAATGCTCCACCTAGCTGAAAAAGTCTGTGAAGTTTATCCACAACTGGACGAAAGTCTGATGTTTGCAGGTGTTTTGCTCCATGACATGGCAAAATGTTTAGAGTTTACAGGAAGCGAAAATACGAGTTATACAATACGTGGCAATTTATTGGGTCATATTGTTTTGATTGATGAAGAGGTGAGCAAAGCAGCTATCGAACTTGGTTTTGATGATGACAATGAAGATTTATTGATACTCCGTCATTGCTTGCTTAGTCACCACGGCGAGTTAGAATATGGCAGCCCTGTTCGTCCACAAATCATGGAAGCGGAAATGATTCATCAGATTGACGTCATGGATGCTAATATGATGATGATGACGACAGCAACAGCAACTCTTGAGCCGGGACAATTCAGTCAACGTGTCTGGGCGTTATCTAACCGTAATTTTTATAAACCCAAAAATTAA
- the rmuC gene encoding DNA recombination protein RmuC, translated as MEIIIIILLIVLIVLALANFFKKADNSILKNQLVYLNQNLSDLRGGLSQELGQNRQELSNSLRSVNSDLSMLTENLNSKFDYQFKDLQTSNEQKLEKISTSLLEATDRTVSTLTQLTEAITQKFDHKFKDLQESNDKKLSQIQETVDEKLQETLNRRISQSFEQVTLHLKNVEQGLGEMRHLASDVDSLQKVMTGVKTRGIIGEIQLGRILEQIFTSSQYQEQVNIQGNNAVDYAVILPGKDENSQLYLPIDSKFPMEDYQRLQLALESNNVKEIENSRKALFSAVKAQAKSISEKYIVPPKTTDFAIMFLPTEGLFMEVVNNPELYEQISRDYKVNVTGPTTMTAVLNSLQMGFKTLQIEQKSSEVYQMLGAVKTEFGKFEGALKKVHEKIQQSEKEINTLITTRTNVMNKALREVDRLDDGTSQQLLDLSDDSN; from the coding sequence ATGGAGATTATCATCATTATTCTACTGATTGTTTTGATTGTCCTTGCACTTGCCAACTTTTTTAAAAAGGCAGATAATAGTATACTCAAAAATCAGCTGGTCTATTTAAATCAGAATTTATCAGATTTGCGAGGAGGCTTGAGTCAAGAACTTGGTCAGAATCGTCAGGAACTCTCAAACAGTTTGCGATCGGTCAATTCCGATTTGTCCATGTTGACCGAAAATCTTAATAGCAAATTTGATTATCAATTTAAAGATTTACAAACATCTAATGAGCAAAAATTAGAAAAAATATCCACAAGTCTTTTAGAAGCTACTGACCGAACCGTCAGTACTTTAACCCAATTGACTGAGGCAATCACCCAAAAGTTTGACCATAAATTTAAAGACTTACAAGAATCCAACGATAAAAAATTGAGTCAAATTCAAGAAACAGTGGATGAAAAATTGCAAGAAACACTCAATCGAAGAATTTCACAAAGCTTTGAACAAGTGACTTTGCACCTGAAAAATGTTGAACAAGGGCTTGGCGAGATGCGTCATCTTGCAAGCGATGTTGACAGCTTGCAAAAAGTAATGACGGGAGTAAAAACTCGTGGAATTATTGGTGAAATCCAACTTGGAAGAATCCTTGAGCAAATCTTCACCAGTAGCCAATATCAAGAACAAGTCAACATTCAAGGAAATAACGCCGTGGATTATGCTGTTATCCTACCAGGTAAAGATGAAAATTCACAACTCTATTTACCTATTGATTCGAAGTTTCCGATGGAAGATTACCAACGTTTACAGCTGGCTTTAGAATCAAATAACGTCAAAGAAATTGAAAACTCACGTAAAGCACTATTTTCAGCTGTTAAAGCACAAGCCAAATCAATCAGTGAAAAGTATATCGTTCCGCCAAAAACAACAGATTTTGCGATTATGTTTTTACCAACTGAAGGATTATTTATGGAAGTGGTAAATAATCCAGAACTCTATGAGCAAATCAGCCGTGATTATAAAGTCAATGTAACAGGTCCAACAACCATGACAGCTGTTTTGAACAGTTTGCAAATGGGCTTTAAAACGCTCCAAATTGAGCAAAAATCATCAGAAGTTTACCAAATGCTTGGAGCAGTAAAAACTGAATTTGGAAAATTTGAAGGAGCTTTGAAGAAAGTTCACGAAAAAATTCAACAATCTGAAAAAGAAATCAATACGCTCATCACTACCCGAACAAACGTTATGAACAAAGCACTTAGAGAAGTTGATCGTTTAGATGATGGTACGAGTCAGCAACTTCTAGATTTATCAGATGATTCAAATTAA
- a CDS encoding DEAD/DEAH box helicase family protein — protein MIIWLNGAYGSGKTTIAELLNKAIVPSWIYDPEAIGDFFGANLPQEIQADDFQNYPEWQSWNIQMLQKLDKEYAGDVIVPMTLHTKVYFEEIFTALESREIGELHT, from the coding sequence ATGATTATTTGGCTTAACGGCGCTTATGGTTCTGGAAAAACAACAATTGCCGAACTCCTTAATAAAGCGATTGTTCCTTCATGGATCTATGATCCAGAAGCGATTGGCGATTTTTTCGGAGCAAATTTACCTCAAGAAATCCAAGCAGACGATTTTCAAAACTATCCAGAATGGCAATCTTGGAATATTCAAATGCTTCAGAAGCTGGATAAAGAGTACGCTGGCGATGTTATTGTACCAATGACTTTGCATACAAAAGTTTATTTTGAGGAAATATTTACAGCGCTTGAAAGTCGAGAGATTGGGGAATTGCACACCTAG
- the rpe gene encoding ribulose-phosphate 3-epimerase translates to MKNKIAPSILSADFGNFARDVKRIEAAGAELVHIDVMDGHFVDNLTFGSGVVASLRPVTSLFLDVHMMVENPEKYVEEFAKAGADGMSIHVEATHHIHGALQKIKNAGMKASVVINPGTSVDAIKTVLPLVDMVLVMTVNPGFGGQAFIPEMMEKVTELAQLRHEKGYDYEIEVDGGIDDQTIQLAKNAGANIFVAGSFVFKGNVEENISKLRSKL, encoded by the coding sequence ATGAAAAATAAAATTGCACCATCGATTCTTTCAGCTGATTTTGGAAATTTTGCTCGTGATGTCAAACGCATTGAAGCTGCTGGTGCTGAGCTGGTTCATATTGATGTGATGGACGGCCATTTTGTGGATAACTTAACTTTTGGCTCTGGTGTCGTTGCGAGTCTGCGTCCCGTGACTTCATTATTTTTAGATGTTCACATGATGGTTGAAAATCCAGAAAAATATGTGGAAGAATTTGCCAAAGCTGGCGCAGATGGCATGAGCATCCACGTTGAAGCAACGCATCATATTCATGGTGCTTTGCAAAAAATTAAAAATGCAGGAATGAAAGCCTCTGTGGTTATTAACCCAGGCACTTCAGTTGATGCAATCAAAACCGTCCTTCCCTTGGTTGATATGGTTTTGGTGATGACAGTCAATCCCGGATTTGGAGGACAAGCCTTTATTCCAGAAATGATGGAAAAAGTGACAGAGCTTGCGCAACTTCGCCATGAAAAAGGTTATGATTACGAAATTGAAGTAGACGGAGGAATTGATGACCAGACCATCCAGCTTGCCAAAAATGCAGGCGCCAATATTTTTGTAGCCGGATCTTTTGTTTTTAAAGGAAATGTTGAAGAAAACATCAGCAAATTACGGTCGAAACTATGA
- a CDS encoding 3D domain-containing protein: protein MKNLLSRKMKQVGMLAGLSLLILSAFPIGSGQLLGASQVAADTSQAEVNQQIQSFQAELNGELIQANAIYSKAQAAQDQVNQTKTKVSELESGITQAQIDVAHLKENVANQMRAMQASGGVTLSVIDVVTSSKNLSDLVMRLTNLSVVMSAEANQVKALVEKEKALQNMKASLEENETKLVQEQQDYQAQVVSLQGNISSLKTKISSNQQLLSEMQAKAAAEQKAHDEALAKSVADAKAAQEKAAQNQAPSATSSTASSNGATSADNSTNGNNNVNTAVLPSTGGQTLSVQATAYALNGTTAMGIDLSKNPMCIAVDPSVIPLGSMVEVPGYGIAIAGDTGGAIVGNIIDVHFPSNSQAISWGRQNLQIRILS from the coding sequence ATGAAAAATTTACTTTCAAGAAAAATGAAACAAGTTGGAATGCTTGCAGGACTTTCTCTACTTATTTTGTCAGCATTTCCGATTGGTTCTGGTCAGTTGCTGGGAGCAAGTCAAGTGGCTGCAGATACTTCACAGGCTGAAGTTAATCAACAGATTCAAAGCTTCCAAGCTGAACTGAATGGTGAATTGATTCAAGCTAATGCAATATACAGCAAGGCGCAAGCAGCTCAAGATCAAGTGAATCAAACCAAAACCAAGGTTTCTGAATTAGAATCAGGAATCACTCAAGCACAAATAGACGTCGCACATCTTAAAGAAAATGTTGCCAACCAGATGCGTGCGATGCAAGCCAGCGGTGGAGTGACCCTTTCGGTGATTGACGTCGTGACTTCATCAAAAAATTTGTCTGATTTGGTGATGCGTCTGACGAATTTGAGTGTGGTAATGAGTGCAGAAGCGAATCAAGTAAAAGCGCTAGTTGAGAAAGAAAAAGCGCTTCAAAACATGAAAGCAAGTCTGGAAGAAAACGAAACAAAATTAGTGCAAGAACAACAAGATTACCAAGCCCAAGTTGTCAGCTTGCAAGGAAATATTTCAAGCTTAAAAACAAAAATCAGCTCCAATCAGCAATTATTGAGCGAGATGCAAGCCAAAGCCGCAGCAGAGCAAAAAGCACACGATGAAGCATTAGCAAAATCAGTAGCCGATGCTAAAGCAGCTCAAGAAAAAGCAGCGCAAAACCAAGCACCAAGCGCTACTAGTTCAACTGCATCGTCAAATGGAGCAACTTCTGCCGATAATTCGACAAATGGAAACAATAATGTTAACACCGCTGTTTTACCTTCAACAGGAGGTCAAACTTTAAGCGTTCAAGCCACAGCCTATGCCCTTAATGGAACGACTGCTATGGGAATTGATTTGAGCAAAAATCCGATGTGTATCGCAGTAGATCCAAGCGTGATTCCTTTAGGCTCTATGGTTGAAGTGCCAGGCTATGGTATTGCAATCGCTGGAGATACGGGTGGTGCGATTGTTGGTAATATTATTGACGTTCATTTTCCCTCAAATAGTCAAGCAATTAGTTGGGGACGTCAAAACCTCCAAATCAGAATTTTGAGTTAA